The DNA region AGCAGGTGGAGGAGGAAGGGGAATGCGCATTGTTCGTGAACCAAATGAGTTGAAAGATGCATTTGAATCAGCTAAACGAGAAGCTGAATCTGCCTTTGGTGATGGAAAACTATTGTTGGAGAAGTACTTTGAAAGCGCCAAGCATATCGAAGTGCAGGTTTTCGGTGATAACCACGGAAATTATATTCACTTGTTTGAACGCGAATGCTCTGTTCAAAGAAGATACCAAAAGATTATCGAAGAAAGCCCTTCTCCCTCTTTAAGTCAAAGCCAAAGAGAGGCTATTTGTGAATCTGCAAGAGCATTGGCAGCCTCCGTAGGATATAACAACGCCGGAACAGTTGAGTTTTTATTTGCTCCCGATGGCTCCTTTTATTTCCTGGAGGTTAATACCCGATTGCAAGTTGAACATCCGGTTACCGAAGAGGTAACTCAAACCGATTTGGTCGAATTACAAATTCGGGTGGCAGCCGGACAACGTCTGACGGATTGGATTGGTGATCTTACACAGTATGGTTGGGCAATTGAATGTCGAATCTGTGCAGAAGACCCCTCCAATAATTTCTTTCCTTCTACAGGTAAAATAGGACTATGGGGAACTGAAAATGCAGCCTTGAGGCTTGAAACCGGTATAGAATCCGGCTCAGAAATCAGTATTTATTATGATAGTATGTTAGCCAAATTTGTTGTTTGGGGCGAAACTAGGGAAGACGCTATTCGGAAAATGAAGTACCAACTTGGAACCTTTCCAATTTCAGGTATTAAGTTGAATACCGATTTGTTGTCATCTATTTTGACTCATCAGGATTTTATAGAAAATAAGGTAGATACGAAATGGATTGAACGCAAGCAATCCGAATTAACTTTAAGTAAATCTGATCATTGGTCTAAATTGGCTTCTTATGTCGCTACTAAAGCATTGCTCGATAACCAATTTGATTTGTCGTATGATGGCAGCTTAAGGGGTTGGAGAAATTCTTTTTATCAAAACCAATGGAAGGATGTTGATGTAAATGGAAATTGCATTCGGGTGGAATACCGCCATGAATCCGATGGGAGTATCGCTGTAAAGTCAGACGATGAAATGTTAGCCTTGAGTACACAGGAGGGAGCTGGAAATCAAACATTTGTTCAATTGGGGAATCGCAGTTTCAGTGTTTTTGTTCGCCAAGAATCCAATAATGAAATTCATGTTTGGCTAAATGGTGTAGGCGGTTTTGTATGTAAATTCTTACCACGTTTTGTTGAAACTGAATCGGATCAACAAGGAAGTTACACCTGTCCAATGCCGGGTGAAATAGTTAAAATTCTTGTTCAACCGGGAGAGAAGGTTGAAGCCGGACAACGTTTATTGATATTGAGTTCAATGAAAATGGAAAGCAGTATTGAAGCGCTGGAAGCCGGTGTTGTAAAGGAAATTTTTGTTGAAGAAAAACAGTTTGTTGAGGCTGGGAAGGAACTACTCAGTATGGAAGATGTTATCCAAAGCTAAAATATCCTTGATTCGTTCGCTGGAGGAAAAGAAATTCCGGCAAAAGGAATCACTTTTCGTAGTTGAAGGCGAAAAAATGTTGTTGGAATTGAGCCAATCCGGTTGGTCGTTTCAGCAAGTTTTTCTTACACAGGCATTTTTAGAAAAACATCCTGGAAAATTTCCTTCAGCAGCGTTGATTTCAGAGGAAGAATTGAAGAAGATTTCTTT from Bacteroidia bacterium includes:
- a CDS encoding acetyl-CoA carboxylase biotin carboxylase subunit; its protein translation is MFNKIVIANRGEIACRIIKACKKLGIYTVAVYSDSDRNALHVRLADEAIYLGGSQPSDSYLVKERIIEAAKITGAEAIHPGYGFLSEKADFAEMCEANGIQFVGPKSEVIRLLGPKIQAKLEAIKAGVPVVPGYEGDDQSLQVFAEHAQKIGFPVLLKASAGGGGRGMRIVREPNELKDAFESAKREAESAFGDGKLLLEKYFESAKHIEVQVFGDNHGNYIHLFERECSVQRRYQKIIEESPSPSLSQSQREAICESARALAASVGYNNAGTVEFLFAPDGSFYFLEVNTRLQVEHPVTEEVTQTDLVELQIRVAAGQRLTDWIGDLTQYGWAIECRICAEDPSNNFFPSTGKIGLWGTENAALRLETGIESGSEISIYYDSMLAKFVVWGETREDAIRKMKYQLGTFPISGIKLNTDLLSSILTHQDFIENKVDTKWIERKQSELTLSKSDHWSKLASYVATKALLDNQFDLSYDGSLRGWRNSFYQNQWKDVDVNGNCIRVEYRHESDGSIAVKSDDEMLALSTQEGAGNQTFVQLGNRSFSVFVRQESNNEIHVWLNGVGGFVCKFLPRFVETESDQQGSYTCPMPGEIVKILVQPGEKVEAGQRLLILSSMKMESSIEALEAGVVKEIFVEEKQFVEAGKELLSMEDVIQS
- a CDS encoding RNA methyltransferase; this encodes MLSKAKISLIRSLEEKKFRQKESLFVVEGEKMLLELSQSGWSFQQVFLTQAFLEKHPGKFPSAALISEEELKKIS